One stretch of Planococcus sp. PAMC 21323 DNA includes these proteins:
- the guaC gene encoding GMP reductase, whose translation MENVFDYEDIQLVPAKAVVNSRSECDTSIEFGGRTFKLPVVPANMQTIVDEKLAGYLAKNNYFYIMHRFEPGKRIAFTKDMQQRGLYASISVGVKAEEYEFIQQLADEKITPEYITIDVAHGHSNAVINMIQHIKKLVPDSFLIAGNVGTPEAVRELEHAGADATKVGIGPGKVCITKIKTGFGTGGWQLAALRWCAKAASKPIIADGGIRTHGDIAKSVRFGASMVMIGSLFAGHEESPGQTIEQDGKLLKEYFGSASEFQKGEKKNVEGKKMYVEYKGSLKDTLVEMEQDLQSAISYAGGDQLLAIRNVDYVIVKNSIFNGDKVY comes from the coding sequence ATGGAAAATGTATTTGATTACGAAGATATTCAACTAGTTCCTGCAAAGGCAGTAGTAAATAGCCGTTCAGAATGTGATACATCAATTGAATTTGGTGGTCGTACTTTTAAATTGCCAGTTGTTCCTGCTAATATGCAGACAATAGTAGATGAAAAGCTTGCGGGCTATTTAGCAAAAAATAATTACTTTTATATTATGCACCGATTTGAACCGGGAAAAAGAATTGCTTTCACGAAGGATATGCAACAACGTGGACTATATGCATCGATTAGCGTTGGTGTGAAAGCAGAAGAATACGAGTTTATTCAACAGTTAGCAGATGAAAAGATTACGCCTGAATATATTACAATTGATGTGGCTCACGGGCATTCAAATGCTGTAATCAATATGATTCAACATATTAAGAAATTAGTTCCCGATAGCTTTTTAATTGCAGGAAATGTAGGTACGCCTGAAGCTGTACGTGAGCTTGAACATGCTGGAGCGGACGCGACAAAAGTAGGTATTGGACCAGGGAAAGTTTGTATTACAAAAATTAAAACAGGATTTGGTACTGGAGGCTGGCAATTGGCAGCACTTCGTTGGTGTGCAAAAGCTGCAAGCAAGCCGATTATTGCAGACGGCGGTATTCGTACGCATGGTGATATCGCAAAGTCCGTACGTTTTGGAGCTTCGATGGTTATGATTGGTTCATTATTTGCCGGTCACGAAGAATCTCCTGGCCAAACGATTGAACAAGATGGCAAGTTATTAAAAGAGTATTTTGGATCGGCTTCAGAGTTCCAAAAAGGTGAAAAGAAAAACGTTGAAGGCAAAAAAATGTATGTAGAGTACAAAGGGTCACTAAAAGATACGCTTGTCGAAATGGAACAAGATCTTCAATCTGCTATTTCATATGCGGGTGGAGATCAATTGCTAGCGATCCGAAATGTAGACTATGTGATTGTTAAAAACTCAATTTTTAATGGTGATAAAGTATATTAA
- a CDS encoding TVP38/TMEM64 family protein has protein sequence MLIVSLYFGIEIFFLLLINIAVGAIGFIPSVLITAVNIQSFGLYGGAILTFSGEIIGALLGFYLYRFGFSKIKPNWKRHRIWQKLQKQSTRQVFSMVIILRLLPFMPSGLVTAGAALTPISGKLFWLASTIGKIPAVLLELAAVYGVTQLAPKSVQSVLFCSVLIVSLVLWRKSIKQKKTLQSFD, from the coding sequence TCTTTTTTTTGCTATTGATCAATATAGCAGTTGGCGCTATCGGATTTATTCCAAGTGTTTTAATAACTGCTGTTAATATACAATCATTCGGTCTTTACGGTGGTGCGATTTTAACATTTTCTGGTGAAATAATTGGCGCTTTACTCGGTTTTTATCTTTATCGTTTTGGGTTTTCCAAGATTAAGCCCAATTGGAAACGTCACCGTATCTGGCAGAAACTTCAAAAACAATCTACAAGACAAGTGTTCAGCATGGTCATTATACTCCGCCTTCTTCCATTCATGCCTTCTGGACTTGTTACAGCTGGAGCAGCGTTAACCCCAATCAGCGGAAAGTTGTTTTGGCTTGCTAGTACGATTGGCAAAATTCCGGCTGTACTTTTAGAATTAGCCGCTGTTTATGGTGTTACGCAACTAGCTCCTAAAAGCGTACAATCTGTTTTATTTTGTAGCGTGCTAATAGTTTCACTAGTTCTATGGAGAAAATCAATAAAGCAGAAAAAAACTCTTCAATCATTTGATTGA